The sequence below is a genomic window from Bacteroidota bacterium.
ACGAAGAACATTCAATGATTTTACAGGAGCTAAAATCAATATCAAAGAATTAGAACAAGGAACCCCGATTGCTGCTCCTATAATGATATATATCGAAGGCGATAATATTGATGAACTTAGAAAAATCGCTTCAGATGTTGAAAAATATATTGAAAATGAAAAAGGAACAATAAATATTGATAACAAATTAGCGAAATCACGAACCGACCTTTTTATTAATATCAATAAAGAAAAAGCTAATATATTTGGAGTACCGATACACGAAATTGATAAAACCATCAGGGCGGCAATTACAGGAATGAGCATTTCGAAATTCAGGGACAAGGACGGTGAAGAATTTAATATTGTAATAAGATTGCCTTTTGAAGATAAAATAAGGATGAGCGATTTTGACAAGATTTATGTAAAATCAATGTCGGGAAAATTAATCCCGTTAAGGCAACTTGCATCTATTGAGTTAAAAAAAGCACCAAGTTTGATAACACGATACAATCTGAGCAGAACCGCCTTAATTACTGCTGACCTTGAAAAAGGAGCAAACCTTGATAAAATAATGAACCCGATAATTCATAAATTAAATAAATATCCTTTCCCAAATGGTTATTCATACAGAATTGCCGGAGAATTAGAAAGTCGTGATGAAGCATTTGGCGGAATGAAAATAGCAATGCTCATTGCTTTGATTTCAATATTTGCAGTACTTGTTCTGCAATTCAAATCATTCGTGCAACCATTGATTATTTTTACTGCAATCCCACTTGCTTTAATCGGCTCAATATGGGCATTGTTTATTACAGGCAATAGCTTCTCGTTTTCAGCATTAATCGGTTTGTTAAGCTTAATCGGGATAGTAATAAATAATTCGATAATACTGGTTGACTATACAAACCGGCTACGTGATGATGGCAAATCAATAATTGAAGCATTAAAAATTGCAGGAGAAACCCGTTTCACACCAATCATTTTAACAACTTTAACAACAATTGGCGGATTATTACCATTGACTTTGCGGGGCGGTACAATGTGGGCACCAATGGGCTGGGCAATTATTGGGGGTTTGCTCGTTTCAACAATGCTTACACTGATTATTGTGCCTATTTTATATAATTTGTTTTCAAGTAAAGTGGAACATATTTAGTGCCTCTAAAATTTGTTTTTACGCATCAATATCATTGTGTTTTTAAAAATTTTTTATCCATTATAAAATATTATTTTTTCAACTGCCTGATATCTTTTTAGGGAGGTTCTATAAATACATTCGCATTAAGATTTCCAGAGTTTTTTATAGACAATGAAAAAAATTGAAACAAATCGGGATAATGTAAAATTTTTGAAGAAGTATATGATTCCGAAATTTCGGAATGAAAACCCTTTGGGAACAAAGATAATAAACAATCTGACTGCGTTAAAATTTTTCTCAATAGCTTGTGCCTCCGCTAAAGCTTCAGCGACACGCGGACGGCTATTCAGAAAAATTTGTGCCTTGCATCTTATTCATTATCTTTGTTTCTTAAAAGAAATGAATTTAAAGAACCTCCCTTTACTTTTAGTTTTGTAACAATTGTAGATTACTAAAATTAATCAAAAAAACATAAAAGATTTTTAGAAATAACTGTATGTGTAATTTTTATCTTATTTTCGCAACTTATTTTTTAGACGATTTATGTAAATTAAAAAAGAAAAAATTATGTTAAAAGAACATCCTAAGGGATTATTTGTAGCACTTTTCGCCAACATGGGTGAGCGATTTGGTTACTACACAATGCTTGCAATTTTTGTATTATTTTTACAAGCAAAGTATGGATTTAAGTATGAAGTTGCATCACAATACTTCGGAATTTTTCTTGCCTGTGTCTATTTTATGCCATTGATAGGAGGAATTATCGCTGACAAAGTTCTTGGCTATGGAAAAACAATTAGTTTGGGATTAATAGTTATGCTTCTGGGATATTTACTCATCGCAATACCTACAGATTGGTCACTTGACAATCCTAATGGTGGTTTACCTTTAATTATAGCAGGTCTTGGAGTTATTTCAATAGGTACAGGATTATTTAAAGGAAACTTGCAAGCTCTTGTTGGTAACCTTTATGATGCTGATAAAAAATATGACAAATACAGATCCTTAGGTTTTAATATCTTTTATATGGGAATTAACATAGGTGCTATGTTTGCTCCAACTGCTGCTGAAAAAATCAGTAACTGGATGTTAAAAGATTATAGCTTAACTTATTCCGGTGCTATTCCTTCTTTAGCTCACAAATTTTTAGATGGTTCCATCACTGCTGAACAAACAGATAATCTTAGAGCATTAGCTACTGAACAAGGAGCATTTGCTGGAATGAATGGCAACTTAGGTGAATTTTCAAATTTTTATATTAACCATTTATCAGAATCTTACCACTGGGCATTTGGAGTTGCTACTTTATCACTAATTGCTTCAATGCTTATTTTCTGGGGATTTAGAAAATATTATAAACATGCTGACATCTCAGAAAAACAAAAAGCAAAAAGTGCTGAGCATAAAGATAAAATGATTATAATGTCACCTGAGGAAACAAAGAAACGTCTTGTATCACTTGGTTTGGTTATGACTGTTGTAATCTTTTTCTGGATGGCATTCCATCAAAATGGTGCTGCAATGACTGCTTTTGCACGAGATTATACAGTAGATACAGTTAGTCGAGGTACAAACACATGGTTTGATTTATTCGGGCTGTTGTCAATTGGATTATCTGTGCTTGGTTTGGTATTATTCTTTATGAAGAAAAATTCCAAAATGTTAAAAGTTGGTGGCTTGGTAATGTTTGCTGCATTTGCAGTAATTTCATATTTTAAGATAAACGGTTATCCTGAGGTTAATCCATTTACACCACAAAAATTTCAACATTTTAATCCATTTTTCATTGTTGCTATCACTCCTGTAATAGTTGGCTTTTTCTCATGGCTTTCCAAAAAAGGTAAAGAGCCATCTGATCCAAAGAAAATTGGAATTGGAATGATAATTACTGCCATAGCATTTACAGTACTTGCTGTTGGTTCACTTTC
It includes:
- a CDS encoding peptide MFS transporter — its product is MLKEHPKGLFVALFANMGERFGYYTMLAIFVLFLQAKYGFKYEVASQYFGIFLACVYFMPLIGGIIADKVLGYGKTISLGLIVMLLGYLLIAIPTDWSLDNPNGGLPLIIAGLGVISIGTGLFKGNLQALVGNLYDADKKYDKYRSLGFNIFYMGINIGAMFAPTAAEKISNWMLKDYSLTYSGAIPSLAHKFLDGSITAEQTDNLRALATEQGAFAGMNGNLGEFSNFYINHLSESYHWAFGVATLSLIASMLIFWGFRKYYKHADISEKQKAKSAEHKDKMIIMSPEETKKRLVSLGLVMTVVIFFWMAFHQNGAAMTAFARDYTVDTVSRGTNTWFDLFGLLSIGLSVLGLVLFFMKKNSKMLKVGGLVMFAAFAVISYFKINGYPEVNPFTPQKFQHFNPFFIVAITPVIVGFFSWLSKKGKEPSDPKKIGIGMIITAIAFTVLAVGSLSLIGQAPGDIDETRVANSFAVGTYWLISTYFILTIAELFLSPIGLSFVSKVAPPQYKGIMQGAWLAATAVGNYGVALVGILWNKIELWQFWGLLVVLCVIAAIFIFSILKRLESSTKITTVE
- a CDS encoding efflux RND transporter permease subunit, which translates into the protein IKAASEIGWPIVSATVTTLLAFVPIILIPDKVGQFMRSMPLTIIATLSVSLFIALTLTPLIASKIFKQKSKINLIENKKKNNHRYLRRFIEGPYRKILSFSLSHKAMILIVAIVVFFGSVFMVKFVGFSLFPKAEKPQFMIKINLPEGTNLDKTNKVVGEIEAILDTITYVKHYASNVGHGNPRIYYNVISKNNLKNYGDIFVFLKEYDIEKYDNLILQLRRTFNDFTGAKINIKELEQGTPIAAPIMIYIEGDNIDELRKIASDVEKYIENEKGTINIDNKLAKSRTDLFININKEKANIFGVPIHEIDKTIRAAITGMSISKFRDKDGEEFNIVIRLPFEDKIRMSDFDKIYVKSMSGKLIPLRQLASIELKKAPSLITRYNLSRTALITADLEKGANLDKIMNPIIHKLNKYPFPNGYSYRIAGELESRDEAFGGMKIAMLIALISIFAVLVLQFKSFVQPLIIFTAIPLALIGSIWALFITGNSFSFSALIGLLSLIGIVINNSIILVDYTNRLRDDGKSIIEALKIAGETRFTPIILTTLTTIGGLLPLTLRGGTMWAPMGWAIIGGLLVSTMLTLIIVPILYNLFSSKVEHI